From the Lathyrus oleraceus cultivar Zhongwan6 chromosome 3, CAAS_Psat_ZW6_1.0, whole genome shotgun sequence genome, the window TTCATATTTAGATTCTCAAATTTGGTAGTGAGgagctgaagtctagacatctttactttggatgtgccttcatgagtagtTCTGAGGATCTCCCATGCTTCTTTAGCTACAGTATAGGTATTTATCAATGTAAATATATTTTTGTCAACACCATTGAATAGGGCATTCaaagctttggagtttccaatagcaagttcatcttcttccttagaccAGTTCTCTTTAGGATTCAGATCAGTAGTAGCCTTCCCATCTTTGTCATTCACTACAGGATGTTCCCATCTCTTGATGACCGCTTTCCATGTCTTGTTGTCCATGGATTTTAAGAATGCCACCATCCTTgccttccaatagtcatagttggatccatctaAGATGGGGGGTCTGTTGATAAATCCTCCTTCCTTGTCCATGGTACCAGAAAGTATCTTCCCCGAATCTCACCTTGAAACAGAGTAGGATGCCTGCTCAAATACAAATTAAAATTCTGGTAAGCAGATCCCTGATGTCGTACACGATGTCACGATACCAGGGTTAACACATAATCACACCACAAACAATATTAGGAATTAAATAAAAGTATGACAGGAAATAACACAGTCAATTattaacctagttcggtgcaacgtcacctacatctgggggctaccaagccaagaaggaaatccactatcacataattagtttgaagtcctaaacaacctcaggttttacagacttctcacctaatctctacccgtggATGTTTCTATCTAAaactctcctagatatgagactCATCTCACTTCCTTTCAACCATACAACAACTTATAACAGAAAAACACAATTTGCTCTTGTTTAAAAGCTTCTGAGGGATTATTAGTTACAAATCAACAAATCAGTTCCAATTTAAGTATCGAGAAGATTCTTAAATGGCTCACACAATGCACAaacacaaaaccctaatttagatAATATTTTTCACTGCTTTGTTACCTCCTTAGATTTAGAAATGATTTATAAATAGCAATGGTGAGACATTGGCTTCGAGCTTAATTTATAGCAGATCCAAGATCTTTGCACAATCTTTTGCAGATTTGATCTCAATCAAATAAGATGTTTCCTAAAATGTTATGACATTGTTACTTCATAAATAAGTCAAGACACAATAGTCTTTTGTTTTTTAGAAAACTCTACATAATTCGTGAACTAAATCTTCAGATATATCTTTAAAGAAAACAAATCTAACAAGATACTAAAAATAGGTCACACTCCAATGTTGAACCAACATGTcaggacatcttgttcaacatctTCCAATAATACTGGTTTTTCCAAAATGCAGTCAATCACTACATATCAGACCTAACAATATTTAAGACGGTGAGTACAAGGGTGGCATGCATCAACTACTCTCCCATTCAAGAGATTTTTGAAAAAATTAGTGCCTCCATAATGGTACGTGTGGCCTTCGTGATGCTATATGCGACATTTCCATCATGGATCACCTTCATCATGGCTTACATTGTGAACATAACTTTGTCAACGAATCCCACAAAAGTGATGTTAATGAAGAAAATGACATGCTTGTACTCGGTTATAGGAGAAATCTATACCATAGAGATCTTTATACCTCTATTGAGATATTTAGAATATGATGAAGTCGAATACACCCTCTCCAAAGTCCATGAGGGGATATACAGACATCACCTAAGAGGAAAGACCTTGGATAAGAACATCCACATAGCAGGATACCACTAGCTCTCAAAGGTCCATAACACTGATAAATGTGTTATGAAGTGTGAAATTTCTAGAAACACTAAGAAATTCACATTTTCCCTTCCAAACCCAACACCTTAATTGCTCcatggtcattattctagtggGGTATGGACATCCTTGTAACATTCCCACTGGCCTATAGGAAATTAAAGTTTTTCATTGTGGATGTAGATTTAATCATTAAGAAGATTAAAGCAAAAGCCTTAGCAAATATCAACTTAGGAAGAATGGTCCATACTAAGGAAATTCTCCACGGGGAGGCTATCCTAAAAAACATGGAATGAGGCTAAGCTAAAATGTTATCATATCTAAGTTGGTTTCGTATGTTGAATTCGAAAGTCTTAAGTAAAATCTCTATAATGTAAACATCTCCATTACTGGTTTAATAAATTAGATTTTCACTAAAGGTTTGTTTTGCAATATTAGTTTGAATGGTAGGGTAAAGCTCAAACTCTTTATTCTTGAATTAACCCTCAAATGCATAGAAAGTGTTACAATAAAAGGAAAAGCCAAAGAAGGTTTAAACCTCAAATGCAAAGGTAACACACAAGTTAAATACTTTGAACACAAAGGTGATACACAAGTTAAAGACATCAGACTTTGAACGCGGATGTGATGCACATACAAAGACACCATAAACCATAATGTGTATGTGGTGCACAAGGGTAGTCCCCACTGGTATCTATCCACTCTAGCTTGAGAGCAATGGCGCTAATCACGTTGTCCTTGAACCAAGTTTTCATTTGGTAGTAGGGAAGGGAAATGAGACCCTCGATTGGGATCGATCCCTGATGACATCTAATAAATTAATTAGATTAAGTTCTTAGAACAATCACAAGAACCAGGGACATCAATCTTAAAAAGGGAAAATAAGAAACAAGTATGAAATGTCATTATATTTTATTGATTCAATCAAAATCACCTAACTTATTGTTGCAAGAAGTAAATAAAGTATTGCACCATGACAAGAGATAAAACAAGAAATATCATTCATTTATTAGCATAAATCATAGAAAGGGGGCCAAAGGACAATACAAATGTTCTCCAAAAAAGGAAAACCAATTTTTTTGTGTCATACAATTCAAAAACAAGGAAAGAAACCTAAGAAGTCAGAGCATCACCAATGGGAACATGCTTCCCATATATGACTTCCTAGTCAACATGAATATTCTCCCATTGAAATACTTACGTTATAATATAGAAGATCCATATGATTTAAAGAATTATCAAATGTAACTTGCATAACATAACATCCAGTCTCAACGTCTATCACATATTGATTATGTAGGATCTTTCTCGGTTTCCGCCGTCTTCAGCTGCCGCATTATCTTCTCCAAGTTCTCTTGCGATTTGAGCAAGGTCGCATCTGATTCCCTCAAGGAGTTTCTTGTGTCCTCCATGATTTTGTAAACATAAATAAGGGATTCTTTGGCCCCGTCCATAGTGGTCTTAATTTCAGATAAACACACTTGTacctcaccaaaggaattttcctTCTAAATAACCAACTTTTCAAGTTCTTTCACCCTTTTATCAAAGATAGAGGGGGAACTAAACTTCTTCACCTCTTCATAAAAATTCTTCAAAAGTTTCTTCCCCTCGCCAAGATCCTTAAGAACTTTATCCCTCTCAAGGAGAATAAAGTCCAAATGATTTTGTAAGACCTTATTCTCCCTCTAAATTAAGATAAATACATAACAAAAACACAATGAAAATTTTGAAGTACCTAGAAATGCATAAGGATTTCTCTCCTCACTAAATATTTTTTGCCTATCTTCTTTGATAGCCACATTTACTAACATACGAGTTATGAGATGACTCTTCTTTTACTTTGGTGGATTGGCACCAAAAGATTCAGCCTTATCAACAGGACCAAGGTCTTCTCAAAACTTGAGAAGACTGGTAATCTAGTATTCCTCTTCTTATGAGAGGTCATTCGTCTGATAAATTTAGGTTCCCAGACCTAACAAAATATGATTTTGCTGCTAGAATTTCCAAAATCACACAAATATTATATGACCTTAACATAAGTACAACTCACAAGGTGAAATTGTGAGGGGGAAATTCCAATATGATTTATTATCTCGACTTGAAAATCATCGAAAAGGAGTATGAACCCCGTCCTTGAAAATAAACATTAATGCATGGATATTTCATACCCATCAAATTGACTGCATCTTACACGGGCCGATGTGCAATACTGGCCAGTCAGAAGACAGACCTACATCCTGGTAGGAATTTTCTATTGTATGTTCATCATTAAAGATCAATGTCGTCCATAAAATTTATTGTTCCATCCAAGGGTATTGATCAATACTAGCAAGATGCTTAAGATCTTGTTGTCTCCGACGCACCATTTCAGCCACATTGTCAACATAAAATAAAGTTTCAACAATGAGTAAAAGCAGACAACTGTGATTATGTCCACATTTTTTTATTAGGATCACAATCAAAGGATTGTCTACGGGCTTTAATGAAATTTGTTGTTCCATCCAAGGATACTGATCAACATTAGCAAGGAGCTTAAGATCTTATTGTCTCTGTCACACCATTTTAGCCTCATTGTCAACAAAGAAACAATTTCGACGGTGAGGAAAACCAGGTGGCTGTGATTATATCCATAATTCTTTATTAGGATCACAATTAAAGGAGTGCCTATGGGATTTAATAAAAACTTGGGTGTTCCGCTTGTCTCTAGGATTGTATATAGTTTCTTGGTTTGACATACGAAGTCCAGAGAAATTAAAACCATGAAACCTCACTAATGTCAATCGTAGTAGTAGTGGGTTCCCTCATGTTAACAATGCTCATTTCAAGGTTTCTCAGCTCTGCGGGTTTCATCGCTTCAACAACGTTCCTGTTTAGATCTCTCGCATCAACGAGCTCCCTAATGTCTACAAACTTTAATATGAGGTGTCTTACTTTTAAACGCAACACCTTTAAGTTTTCTGGATTTATTACTTCAATCTGAGATGAATCATCACTGAGTTTATCATCAATACTTAAATCTATGAAAATGATGTTTGAGTTTCCTACATTGGCCATGACTGAAAAACTAATGCAAACAATGGAAAGGGGAAGGTGAAAGAGTGGTACCTTGAATAATTGTGCAAGTTTTGAAGATTAAAGAGCAAAACAACAAGAAGTAGAATTTCAAAAACCCAGAAATATAGCTTGCAATTGATGATGAATAATGAAGAACGCAAAAATATTGTATTAGGAACAAATTAACAAAATCACAAGACAAATATATTTATGGGACTCGGAACCAATGGAAGAtgaaaaagaaaggaaaaaccAACTTTAACATCCCAATTTATAGACAACAAGAGCACTGGAGATCAATGGTCGAGAATCAATGGAGCATCAAAGGTATCAACGACCAATAAGGGACCTCAATCTTGCAACGACAACAAGTACCATAAGTGCATCTCCTCCATACCTTATGCGCATAAATGCACATAaaagtcttccccaagacaacGTTTCTATGACGTGATACGAATTTAATGCATGTGTTTTTGATACTACAAACTCCCACTTAGCTACTCAACATAACACTTATTCTCCCTGAAACACTCTTCAACAAAATTACAGTCACGTCATAACTCACCCATGGGTCAGTCTCAAGACCTTTACATCAACAATACTCGCTTCTTGACTAATAGTAACGATTTGAAAGAAAATTGTTTCGAGTTGACCGACCAATAAGACTGACTTATTCAAATTACATGTGTGCACTCAAATGATGAATATGTGGACGCTCGTATAGAATTATGAGATATTACATTAGAGCATAGCCTTAGACTTATCTTCTTTGCTCCGATCCAAAATATTATAGAGTTTTgataaatattaaaaaataattactaaactattaaaatatattattaattaatATGAAATTCAgaacaaattaaaaaaataattataactACTCTATAATTACGTATATAATATATAAGTAATTTGACCAAATGCATGAATAAAAATTTGTGCGTTTCTCTTTGACAAACATATTTAAGgaataaaatatttataaatgTCTCCGACACCACACACTTTGTGTGAACAATTAATTTCTCTTTACTAATTGTGTGCACAATTAATAAAAAAGTCAAAAATCCAAAACGTTCGCAGACAAATGCTATTTTCATATGCAAACAAAGTTTTATGATTAGACAAAAACATCATTTTTATGAAGTTGAAAATTTTAGTGTTAAGGTTCGTTGCACGTGCGACACCAACCCACCAAGTCAACAAAAGTAACTGGTTGTTAGATTAGAAGCCTTCAATTTAATACACTCCTAAAAGAGTTAGGTAGAAATAGAGGCTCTGAGTTGTTCTCATTTCTTTACAAAAAGTCCAACTTTGTGATGTTGAATTAACAAAGAAACAAAAAATGGTaggaggaggaggaggagaaAATGAAAAGAAGATGAAAATACTGTGCCTCCATGGATTCAGAACCAGTGGCAGTTTCATCAAAAAACAAATCAGCAAATGGGATCCTTCTATTTTCTCTCAATTCCATATGGTAATAATACTAATTTACTAATCACTAATTTTAATAATTACACCAAAATTATGATAAGTAAATTAACTATATTAGTTCTATTGCTGATCACAGGAATTCCCAGATGGAAAATTTCCTGCTGGAGGCAAATCTGACATAGAAAGCATTTTTCCTCCACCTTACTTTGAGTGGTTTCAATTCGACAAGGTGTAAAAGTATTATATATAAACTGCGTATTTTGTTGTCTGTATATTCTTGTATAATCTTTATAACCTATAATATATTTCAGGATTTCACTGAGTATACTAACTTGGAAGAATGCATCACATACTTGACTGAATACATCATAGCCAATGgtccctttgatggctttcttGGCTTCTCACAGGGTGCAACACTTTCAGCACTTTTAATAGGTTATCAAGCACAGGGAAAATTGTTAAAGGAGCATCCACCTATAAAGTTTTTTGTATCAATATCAGGATCTAAGTTTAGAGATCCTAGTATATGTGATGTCGCATACAAGGATGCTATCAAAGCTAAATCGGTTCATTTTATTGGTGAGAAAGATTGGTTGAAAATTCCTTCCGAGGAACTTGCTTCTGCGTTTGAGAAGCCTGTCATTATAAGGCATCCTCAAGGTCACACTGTCCCAAGATTAGGTAATGCTCTCATTCATAGTGTCAGGTTTCAGGTTTCAGAGCCGTCTCAAGTTTTTGGAGGCGGCTTTGTATAGGTTATCTATAGTTTAACAAGGGCAAAACAAATAAAGGTCCTATTTAATCATGATTTAATCTGACAAATATTTTATGAGATCCCGTTTAACTATAGTTTAATTCTGAAAATTTTGGGACCCTGTGCGATAGTTCTTCTTGCACGCACTCAAAACGACCCTGCATAGTGTCTAGTCTACTACTACTACATGCTACTTGCTTATATAATGAACTTTTCTTGCATTGCTCATACAGATGAAGTTTCTACTGGTCTGTTGAAAAATTGGGTTGCGGAAATCGTCAGCGAAGAAAAGGTTGGTGTCTCAGTTTGTGAGCATGAAAGGAAGCAAGAAGTTGATACTACCAAGGGGGTGGAAATAAACAAGGGAAATGCTGAAACCATAGAGGTGGTCGAAGCCGGAAAATTTTAGCTTATGAGGAAGGGACTTGAATTTGATTCAAATTGTGTTTTTAGTAGTTTGCTGTTTCTGATGTTTTTCTGAAGATTTGTGTTTTGGCTGCTTAATAAGTTCTTCTATCTTAGATTTACAATTTCAGCTTCTCATTATGGCAGAAAATACTATGAATTATGTTAACCACTAGTCGACTACAAGAGACTTGGGAGAAACCTACACTTGTAAAGACTTCGTCTCTTCATATTTGCTATTCTTTCATATGTGAGATTTCAAGCATATTTGACAAACCTTATATGTTATGTATGAATATCCCTACGTTCCTAATTCTTTTACAAATTTGCTAATATGTGAGAACTTGGCCATTCGTTTCCCTAGTTTGTAATGATTCTAATCTTGATAAGAATTTTTGTTATCATGTTCTTCCATTTACATAAGTTCATACTTGATGATTGGACCTTCACCTTCTTAACTTTTTCATCTTCAGCATGACATTGTACTAATGTGTCCTAAGCCTATTTTGTATTCATTGGAGCATAAACTTTGTCAAATTTGGCATCATCCACGTACTGGTGAATATGGAACATAGCTTTGTAACTCTTTTGACATCTGTTTTGCCTTCAACTCATTTTGGATAGCCATTATCGATGATCTCCATCATTGTTGAAGATCAAACAATATACATACTTGTTTTCTCTAAATTCTTGCCCTTAAGCTTTGATAGTTGGGTGGAATTTTTTTCGTTAGAACCTATGCTCACATTTATCACTCTTATTTTTCACTCTTGTAAGATCGAAAATCAAACTCTCACACTACTTTGTTAAAATACTTATGATTATGTTGTATTGATTTCTTCCACAAAACTCTAATGCAATGCCTTCTTGGCATAACGGAAACACATTTCCAGTCAAGGAATCACAGATAACAGAATATAACGCCAGAACAATAAAGAACACAACAAACACTTTGATAATCCAATTCGGAGAGAAAACTCCTACTCTAAACGGACTCCTCTAAAATCGAGGTGATCCGAGATGCAATTATTGAACAATACAAATGTACAACAATGAAGATTCACCTCTCCCTCACACTACCTTTTCAGTCGTGTTTAACCCCGAAACAAGCTTACACTCACTTGACCTCTTTATTCTAATTGATTGTTTCAATACTTCACGACCTAAGAAACAAAGTGAGCAAGATATATAAAGCTTTCCACAATCTCTAACCTTCTGATCTGCCAAACAAAGTGACTCAAAACAGTTGGAGGTTGTTACAGGGTAACACGAAATCCACAACAGCTATAACTGCCGGCCACACCTCTGGTAGCCAACTGCAAGAGCCGATCCTAATCCAATTCAAAAATCTCCACCTTGGATTAGAGATCGATCTCAGCTTCACAGACTTCATAATGCATCCTGACCTCAAACCCTGATGAAACTCTATCAATACATGTTTTCGACAAGAATTTGAAGCAATTTCAGTCAAATATGGAGGCAATACTAAGCAAAAGTGCCAAAATGTGCTTAGAATGACCAGGTGTGGAGAAAATATTGACATAGCAAAAATTGGTGAAAAAAATGCACAAAAGGACGAAAAACCAATGTATTTCTCGCGCCCCATCGTGGGCACAAAAGAAGCCATCGCGGGCGTGATACTTCTCATCATCGGCGCGATGGTCATTTATTCTGAACTTTTCTGACGCATTCTGGAGCTTTAAAAGGGGATTTTTGTCTGATATGCGTGACGCATGCAATGTATGATTGTTTCTTCATGATGCATTAAGTTATGTATGTTATGCAGAAAATGCGAGTTATTTTTATGGAAGGATATGTATGGAATCCACAACGGTGGGATTCTTCTGGTAGGGTAGACTTCGACTCTCCGTCATTTGATGTCTATACCAGAGCTTGCCACAAAGGAGGGGACTTCCTGTTACCACAGTTGTTGAAGATTTGAATCCTGACCCTATTGGAGAGAAAAGTATATGATCTGATAAGTGGTTATTGAGATGATTTCGTGTATCAAACATTTACTGTAGACTCTTGATCGTCCTTTAGAACTTTTCAAATCAAAGCAATGCACAAATTTGTTCTTTTATTTTAGCTTTTTATTATTCTCGATGTTTTGTGGCATTGTGTGAACAAAATACGAGAACtgaaaattaaaatgaaaaacaattGATAAGAGAAAAGTGAATTTTATTGATTGTGGAAAAATTCGTACATATGATGTGTGTACAAGGATGCAAAATCCTTAAAGAGGAAATTGCAAAAATTGAAAAAACAAAGGTAAATGTCATGGGAAATTTGATTGATTTTCCATTTGTTACAATATTGGCTACCATCAACTATAAGATCTAGGTCCTAACACTTTGCTTCGGTTGACGATGATTGGATCGATCTTTTACCGTCTGAGATCAACCTATGATGAAATaggctcaaggttacagtcaaaTGCCTTTCttcctaatttttgcctggacattttctcttcttttttcttCCACCGGGttacccattttttcctaagtcgtcctttcgggttttcaaatTAGCGGGCATATGTATattttttgttttgatccctaactttttcATGAACATTTCTTTTTTTTGGTCCTttgggatacccatttttgcctagattgtccTTGCGGATGTTAATCTAACGGgttatttattcattttttttaggAATAATAATTTTTGACTGCATCGGAGTTCACTAGCAGTGGCAACTCCTCCCCATCCATGGTGGTGAGGATCAGGGCTCCGTCTAAGAAGG encodes:
- the LOC127126538 gene encoding dihydrofolate reductase translates to MVGGGGGENEKKMKILCLHGFRTSGSFIKKQISKWDPSIFSQFHMEFPDGKFPAGGKSDIESIFPPPYFEWFQFDKDFTEYTNLEECITYLTEYIIANGPFDGFLGFSQGATLSALLIGYQAQGKLLKEHPPIKFFVSISGSKFRDPSICDVAYKDAIKAKSVHFIGEKDWLKIPSEELASAFEKPVIIRHPQGHTVPRLDEVSTGLLKNWVAEIVSEEKVGVSVCEHERKQEVDTTKGVEINKGNAETIEVVEAGKF